The sequence below is a genomic window from Thalassobaculum sp. OXR-137.
CTCGGCCTCGGCCTGGCGCGCATGGGCCGGTATCGGCCCGATTGATACGGAATCGTATCGACGGGTTTCCGGCGTCTTTTTATGGCTGGAAATTGTGGGAAGAGGTGGCCGGCAAAGGTCCTGAAGCAAGTTCAGGATGACGGTTCATTAACTATGCCGGCCGGAATCCGATTTACGGAACAAGCCGATAGCCGCCCGTATCCGTGACCAGGATCTCGGCTCGGGACGGGTCGGGCTCGATCTTCTGGCGCAGCCGGTACACGTGGGTTTCCAGCGTGTGGGTTGTGACCCCGGCATTGTAGCCCCAGACCTCGTTGAGCAGGGTCTCGCGCCGGACCATCCGGTCGCCGGCCCGATACAGGTATTTGAGGATCGCGGTTTCCTTCTCGGTCAGGCGGATCTTGCGGTTCTTGGTTTCGTCCACCATCAGCTTCGCCGCCGGCTTGAAGGCGTAGGGGCCGATGGAGAACACCGCGTCGTCGCTCTGCTCGTGTTGGCGGAGCTGGGCGCGCATCCGGGCCAGGAGCACCGCCACCTTGAACGGCTTGGTCACATAATCGTTGGCGCCGGCATCGAGACCGAGGATCGTGTCGGCGTCGCTGTCCTGGGCGGTGAGCATGATGACAGGCGACTTCACCCCCGCCTTGCGCATCAGCCGGCAGAGGTCGCGGCCATCCATGTCCGGAAGACCGACATCGAGCAGGATCAGATCGTAGGTGGCGGCCTTGGCGGCCTCCAGCCCTTCGGCGCCGGTCCCCGCCTCGCTGGTGTCGAACTCCTCGTGAAGCTGCAGCTGCTCGGCGAGAGTCCCGCGCAGCGCCTCGTCGTCGTCCACCAGAAGAACCTTGCGTCCCGTCGTCATCGTCATTCCCATCCGGTTAAGCTGCGGCCCGGTCAGGCTGCGGCATCGCATTACCAGGGCGCCAATGCACGCAGGCCGCCTCAGGTTACCTCAAATAACCGTGGCGCGCTCATTCGACGAGTCCGTCGCCGACGCCCTCCACCGTTACGCCCTTCCAGAACGCCACCCAGCCGGCGATCCGTCGCGCCTTGCGCTTGGGCTCCAGATAGCGCCAGGCGGCGTCGCGCTCCTCCCGGTCGCCCACGCGCACCGTGTAGTAGGTGGCGACCCCGCGCCACGGACAGCCGGTGCGGGTGGCCGTCTCCTCCAGGCAGTCGAGGCGCACGGCTTCGGGGGGGAAATAGGCCACGCCCTCGATGGTGACCACCTCCTCGGCCTCGGCGATCACCTCGCCGTTGAAGCTTGCGGTCGGCATCTTTCCTCCCTCGCGGATCTCAAAAACCGGGGGAGAGCATCTGGCGCAGCATGGCCAGACATAGCGGGTGGTGCGGGTCGCCGAAGGCCTCCAGAGCGGTGAAGTGATTGCCGCCCTCCACATCCACCGACAGGGCCGGCTGACCGGCGGCGTGCAGCGCCTGAATCAGCTCGTCGCGCTGGCGCAGGTATTCCGGCCCCTCTTCCAGGCCGACCGTGGCGATCAGCGGCGGCAGGCGGCCATCGCCCTTCTTCAGGTCGCGGGCAATGGAAATGGGGCTGAGCGGCGCCACATCCTCGGGCTTCAGATGCAGGCTCTCGTTGAGGTAGCACAGGCGGATCGGCTCCAGGTCGTGGAGGCCGGAGACCGAGCAGCCGCCCTTCAGCAGATCCGGCCGGCCGTTGGGGCCGCAGAGCATCGCCGCCAGATGGCCGCCGGCGGAATGCCCGGCCACGTGCAGCTTGTCGGCGCGACCGCCGACCCGCTCGGCATTGGCGTGGATCCACTCGATGGCGGCGGTCACGTCGGCGACGATATCGGCGATCGTCACCTCCGGGCACAGCCGGTACTCGACCGAGACCAGGGTCACGTCGGCGGCCACATAGGTCGGCGCCAGGAAATGCACCAGGGACTTGTCCCGCGTGTGCCAGTAGCCGCCATGGATAAAGGCGAGGATCGGCGCGTCGGGCCGGGCGGCCGGGAACACGTCGACCCGGTGGCGCTCATGCGGTCCGTAGGCCAGGTCCAGGTCGCAGGACAGCGCGTTGCGCGCCTCGGCGCCCCGGGCCATCCAGCGCTGACCGATACCGGCCACGTCGGGCACCTTGGCCTGGTTGTTGTACTGGGCGTCGAGCGCCGCCTGATCGTAGGTCCCGAAGACCGTCATCGCTTTCTCCCGTATCGACTTTCCTGGCCCGACTCTTCCGGTCGTCCCGTTCTAGCATTCCAGCGCCCCTGCGTCGTGAGGTCCATTCGTCTTGACCTGACGGGCGCGGCGATCAATATGCGCGCCATGCCCGATGACCGCGATCCCGCCGCCGGCGCCCCCGCCAGTTCCCTCGACGGCGCACCCGCCACGCCCCGACCGTCCTCAGACCGCCCTGCCGGGCCGCGCCCCTTCGTGCGCGCCACCGGCCAGCTCGCGGTCGATCGGGCCATCGCCGAGCTGCGGCGCGGCGGCCTGGTGGCGATCCGCGCCGGACGCGACCTCGACCGCCTGGCGGTGGCCGCCGGCAGCGAGATGGCGACCCGCGAACTGATGGGCCAGATGTCGGCCATCGCCGGCTCCGAGCCGCGCCTCGTCCTGACCCGCAACCGGGCGGCCGTGCTGGGCTCCGGGACCGACGCCCCGGCCGTTTCGGTCGCGCTGTCGACCGCCCTGGACGTGGATGCGGTGCTCGATCTGTCCGACCCCACCCGCCAGGCCGCCGTTCCGGCCGGTCTCACCGCCCTGCCGGAGCGCGCGGATACCGCGGCCGCGGCGGCGGTGACCCTGGTGAAGCTGGCGCGCCTGCTACCCAGCGCCCTTGTCGCCACGGTGCACGGGATCTCCGCCTCGACCATGACCGCCTGGGCGCGGGAACGGGCCCTGCTGGTGGTCGAGGCCGGCGAAATCGAACGCTATGCCGAGACCAGCGCCCACCGGCTGATCCGTGCCGCCTCGGCCCGGGTGCCGCTGGCCGATGCGGAGCTCTGCGAACTGACGGCCTTCCGGCCGATGGACGGCGGCACCGAACATGTGGCGATCCGCATCGGCGAGCCCGACGCGGATGTGGGCCCGGTGCTGATCCGCATCCATTCCGCCTGCCTGACGGGCGATCTTCTGGGCAGTCTGCGCTGCGACTGCGGCGACCAGCTGCGCGGCGCGATCCGGGAGATCGAGCAGGCCGGCGGCGGCATCCTGCTGTATCTGGCGCAGGAGGGCCGGGATATCGGCCTGATCAACAAGCTGCGCGCCTACACCCTGCAGGATCTCGGGGCCGACACGGTGGACGCGAACACCACCCTCGGCTTCGACGACGACGAACGGGTGTATTTCCCAGCGGCGGAGATGCTGCGCCAGCTCGGCGTCGGCCGGGTGCGGCTGATGACCAACAACCCCTCCAAGATGGAACAGCTCGCCGCCTGCGGCGTGGAGGTGGTGGAGCGGGTGCCCCATATCTTCGCCTCGAACAGCCACAACGAACGCTATCTCGCGACCAAGGCGTCGCGGTCGGGTCACCTCTTCTAGACAGCGTCTTCCAGACGGCGGCGAAAGATTCCGCCCCGGACCCTGCAGGGCGGCAGTCTCTGCCGCCGACCGCGCCGCAGAGGCGGAGGATGCCGGGTCGGTTCCCACCGCCGGCGCGCTAACAGACCGGAATCGCTAAAGTTTATTTCCCACGGTGCTTGGCACGCAGCTTGCTTCTCTCTGGATGACGGAGGAGTGTGCGATGAGCGTGACAGAAGCAACGGGCCAGGCAAATCCAAGCTGGTGGTCGCAGAAGTGCCAGAGCGGCGAGGCAGATCCGTGCGAGCCGGGCACCGGCGGCACGAACGACTCCTTCGGCTTTGCCGACCTTCTGGACGTGATCAATCCGCTGCAGCACATCCCGGTGGTCAGCACCCTGTACCGGGAGCTGACCGGCGACACGATCTCGGAAACCGCCCGCATGGCCGGGGGCGCGCTCTGGGGCGGTCCGGCCGGCGTGATCGGCGCGCTCGCCAACACCATCACCGAAGGCGAGACCGGCTCGGATATCGGCGGAACCGCCATGGCCTATCTGCGCGGCGAAGAGGTCGGCACGCCGGCCCAGGATCCGGCCGCCATGCTGGCCGACGCATCGCAGGCCGCCGAATCGGGCGACCCGCTGGCCGGCCCGGTGCCGGCTTCCGTCGCCGCCTTCGCCGACGCGGCCCAACCCGCGACCCCGGGCTCCGTCCCGGCCGCACAGGCCGGCGCGATGGCGCTCGCCGCCGCCCAGGCCGGTCCGACGCCGGCGGGCTCGCAGGAATTCTCGGGATCCGCCGCCAGCCGCCTCGACGCCTTCATCCAGCGGGCCAACGCCGTGCGCACCCCGGCGCTCACCCCCGCCCGGACTCAGGCCGCCGATCCGGCGGTGAACGCAGTCCAGAGCGCGCCGGGCCGAGGCGCCCAACCCACCGGCGGCAAGGGCCTCGTCGTGGACGTGACCCCGTCGGCGGCCGCTCAGACGGCGCCGGCGCGCAGCGCCCAGGCTCCGGCCGGCGCACCGCTGACCCTGGCCACGGGCGGCAATACCGATGTCGCCAACTGGATGTCGCGCGCGCTCGACCGCTACGAGTCCATGAAGACCAGGGAACAGTCCTGACCGGGCAGGTGCGGCCGCGCGCTCAGTCGTAGTCGCGGGCGCCGAAGATCGCGGTGCCGACCCGGACATGGGTCGCGCCCATCTCGACGGCGGTCTCGAAATCCCCGCTCATCCCCATCGACAGGTTCGCCAACCCATTGCGCTTGGCGACCTCCCGCAGCATGGCGAAATGCAGCGCCGGATTGTCCTCCACCGGCGGGATACACATCAGCCCGACCACGGTAAGCCCCAGCATGTCGCGGCACTCGGCGATGAAGGCATCGGCCTCGGCGGGCGAGACGCCGGCCTTCTGCTCCTCCTCGCCCGTATTGACCTGGATGTAACAGGCGAGCTTTCGGCCCTGTTTCTCCATCTCCTTGGCCAGTTCGCGGGCGAGCTTGGGGCGGTCCACTGTCTGGATCACGTCGAAGAGCTCGACCGCCTCCTTGACCTTGTTGGTCTGCAGCGGGCCGATGAGGTGCAGTTCCACGCCCTCGTACCGGCTGCGGAAGTCGGGCCATTTGCTCTTGGCTTCCTGGACCCGGTTCTCGCCGAAGACCCGCTGGCCGGCGAGCAGCGCCGCCTCGACCCGCTCCACCGGCTGGACCTTGCCGACCGCGATCAGCGTCACCGCGGCGGGATCCCGCTCCGCTTCGCCCGCCGCCTTCTCGATGGCGTGGCGGATGGTGTCGATATTGTCGGAGATCTGCCGCACCAGGTGCGGATCGACGGCGACCGGGCCGCCATCCTCACCGACAGCCTGTCCCGTTGCCGCGCTCATGTCTCTTCCTCCGCATATCCGTATCGCTCGATTTCCGCCGACAGCGCCTGGGCGATCGGCGCCATAACGCTATCATACCGCCGCCAGCGGGCCAGCGCGGTTCGATAGATCGGTTGGGTGACCTGCGCCGCGCTCGGGGTCGCGAGGACACCGCGGCTGCGGGCATGGTCGTGAAAGGCCAGCATGCCAGGCTCGAACGGCAGGTCGAGGAAGTCGGTGATCCGGCGGGCCTCCCGCTCCAGATCCGCGACCACGTCCTCGTAGCGCACGGCAAGGGCCGGCGTCTCGACCGCCCGGCAATAGCTCTCCCAGGCGGTGAAGGTCGCCCGGTACAGGGCCGCCGCCCCGTCGAGCGAGGAGAACGCCGCCATCCAGTCGTTGAGCACGAAGTTCTGCATGAAGCAGGACAGAACCACATCGCAGGGGTGGCGCAGGGCGAGAATGAACCGGGCGCCCGGAAACACCCGCCGGATCAGCGCCACATGCGCCATGTTCAGCGGCATCTTGTCGACCGTGTAGCGGGTATCGGTGCGCCTGGTATGACGGGCCAGCCGGACACGGTAGTGCCGCCTCAACTCTTCAATTTCCGGCTCTTTCAAGGCCGGTAGATCCACCGGGTAGCGATGGGCCGACAGGGTCAGATCGGCGATCATCGCCGCGACCAGGGGCCGCTCCTCGACGACCTCGATCCGGGAATGGGCGTCCAGCACCTGGTCGATCAGGGTGGTGCCGGATCGCGGAAAGCCGACGACGAACAGCAGATCCGACCCGGCATCGCCCTCGCCGACCGGCGGTCCGGCGCGGTGGAGCTCGGCCAGCGCCTCGAGCTGCGCCAGCGCGCGGCCCGGATCCCGCTGCGGGCGGGCAGTGGCCACCTGACGGGCGTTGGCCTCGGCGAAGGCGGCGAAGGCCTCATCCGTGCGCCGCGCCGTTTCCAGGGACCGCGCCCGCTCGAACAGAAAGAGATGGCGCATCGCCGCCGGGCACCGGTCGATCCCGGCTTCCACGATCGACAGGGACCCCGCCGGATCGCCGCGTCGGCGGGCCACCGAAGCCAGCACCAGCGCCG
It includes:
- a CDS encoding YggS family pyridoxal phosphate-dependent enzyme; this encodes MSAATGQAVGEDGGPVAVDPHLVRQISDNIDTIRHAIEKAAGEAERDPAAVTLIAVGKVQPVERVEAALLAGQRVFGENRVQEAKSKWPDFRSRYEGVELHLIGPLQTNKVKEAVELFDVIQTVDRPKLARELAKEMEKQGRKLACYIQVNTGEEEQKAGVSPAEADAFIAECRDMLGLTVVGLMCIPPVEDNPALHFAMLREVAKRNGLANLSMGMSGDFETAVEMGATHVRVGTAIFGARDYD
- a CDS encoding DUF427 domain-containing protein produces the protein MPTASFNGEVIAEAEEVVTIEGVAYFPPEAVRLDCLEETATRTGCPWRGVATYYTVRVGDREERDAAWRYLEPKRKARRIAGWVAFWKGVTVEGVGDGLVE
- a CDS encoding response regulator transcription factor: MTTGRKVLLVDDDEALRGTLAEQLQLHEEFDTSEAGTGAEGLEAAKAATYDLILLDVGLPDMDGRDLCRLMRKAGVKSPVIMLTAQDSDADTILGLDAGANDYVTKPFKVAVLLARMRAQLRQHEQSDDAVFSIGPYAFKPAAKLMVDETKNRKIRLTEKETAILKYLYRAGDRMVRRETLLNEVWGYNAGVTTHTLETHVYRLRQKIEPDPSRAEILVTDTGGYRLVP
- a CDS encoding tetratricopeptide repeat-containing sulfotransferase family protein → MAGPLPPKARTALEKSLSSGDPAPARPVHDLLLKHRAVPGAALFRLAMLEAGAGAFATADRLLVEADRRQPGDAQILVNRAQVRLALDDPEGALGLLSRLPDQVRANPAVIRLTAEAALSCDRLDEAIGAYEALAATGGGTDPAVLANHGTALRRLGRFEEAADKLGRAIDRGAGSEAVVGLAGLYGQLDQHDRAVDLLSAHLGRRPLDSVLLRQLAATERAAGDGGRARKAADRALLVAPGQASALVLLAEFAENAADLDGAERWARRALATAPDTAAAALVLASVARRRGDPAGSLSIVEAGIDRCPAAMRHLFLFERARSLETARRTDEAFAAFAEANARQVATARPQRDPGRALAQLEALAELHRAGPPVGEGDAGSDLLFVVGFPRSGTTLIDQVLDAHSRIEVVEERPLVAAMIADLTLSAHRYPVDLPALKEPEIEELRRHYRVRLARHTRRTDTRYTVDKMPLNMAHVALIRRVFPGARFILALRHPCDVVLSCFMQNFVLNDWMAAFSSLDGAAALYRATFTAWESYCRAVETPALAVRYEDVVADLEREARRITDFLDLPFEPGMLAFHDHARSRGVLATPSAAQVTQPIYRTALARWRRYDSVMAPIAQALSAEIERYGYAEEET
- a CDS encoding alpha/beta hydrolase, with amino-acid sequence MTVFGTYDQAALDAQYNNQAKVPDVAGIGQRWMARGAEARNALSCDLDLAYGPHERHRVDVFPAARPDAPILAFIHGGYWHTRDKSLVHFLAPTYVAADVTLVSVEYRLCPEVTIADIVADVTAAIEWIHANAERVGGRADKLHVAGHSAGGHLAAMLCGPNGRPDLLKGGCSVSGLHDLEPIRLCYLNESLHLKPEDVAPLSPISIARDLKKGDGRLPPLIATVGLEEGPEYLRQRDELIQALHAAGQPALSVDVEGGNHFTALEAFGDPHHPLCLAMLRQMLSPGF
- the ribA gene encoding GTP cyclohydrolase II, whose protein sequence is MRAMPDDRDPAAGAPASSLDGAPATPRPSSDRPAGPRPFVRATGQLAVDRAIAELRRGGLVAIRAGRDLDRLAVAAGSEMATRELMGQMSAIAGSEPRLVLTRNRAAVLGSGTDAPAVSVALSTALDVDAVLDLSDPTRQAAVPAGLTALPERADTAAAAAVTLVKLARLLPSALVATVHGISASTMTAWARERALLVVEAGEIERYAETSAHRLIRAASARVPLADAELCELTAFRPMDGGTEHVAIRIGEPDADVGPVLIRIHSACLTGDLLGSLRCDCGDQLRGAIREIEQAGGGILLYLAQEGRDIGLINKLRAYTLQDLGADTVDANTTLGFDDDERVYFPAAEMLRQLGVGRVRLMTNNPSKMEQLAACGVEVVERVPHIFASNSHNERYLATKASRSGHLF